In Agelaius phoeniceus isolate bAgePho1 chromosome 16, bAgePho1.hap1, whole genome shotgun sequence, the DNA window TTTAGTTCTGTAATcaagaaaaagaagtaaaacTTGGCTTTGGATTTTAGCCTGAGCAGCATTTATTTAATTGTATGTTATTGGATAGCAAGAGATCTGATGTTGCATAAGATAGAAAAAgccaaggaaaatgaaatgaaatatgGAAAAGAAGGCAGAGGTCAGTAACAACACACGTGGGACTTGGAGCTGTCTCCTAAcagaacagcagctccagccagctgCTTCTGCCAGGACAATTTACAGGGAAAAACCCCTGTTTCTTGGGATATATGTGCCAAAATAACCTGGCCATGATTATGAGCTGGTTGCAGTGCAGCAGCAAAACTGAAAATTACACATCAGTATGGAGGATTTGTGCTGTTCTTTGTGACAGGACAGAGAAAAAGCCATGTCTGAGAAGTTCCCTACCCTTTTATTTCAGGAAAGGTACTTCCAAACCCAAGGGAACATTTTCTTACCTGTTACACAGAAAGTTACTAAATGAACATCCTCTGGCTGGAGGTCAAACGCTCCTGTGATGACAAGGAGAGCAAAAATGTCAGTGAGGGGGGGCAGGGCACTGCTGTCTGGGGCTGAGGGCACACACTGAACCCCTGCCCCAGAACACTGCAAACAGGCTTCTGCACATTTGCTTCAAACTATCAGGAATTTACAGAGACAGGCCGTTTGTAACAGCAAAAATCTGCTAAGAAAGTGCTCTGCCACTTACTCCTTCTACTGACACTGGTTTAGCTTTGGCATCacatcagctctgctctggtctGCTCTACATTTAGCAGgttatatttaaatgtttttttcctaaaatgttAAATAGATAGTGAACAAACCCAGTCTTTCATCAACTGTAAATTAGTTCTGCATTTCACCATCccaaacaccagaaaaaaaacccctcttttAAGTTCTGATAGCAATACAGCATTACTGATTCAAATTGTACCTTGATGCATGAAAATCAGAAGGTTAAAGTCAGTTAACCAAAATACTTTGTTCTGCACAGAACTCTCACATTACACAAAACACCCATCAGGTGTCATAGCCACAAGGCTGCATGCCAGGGtctttggttttccttttttgtttacCCCCTCAAACACCTCCCTCCAATCCTGAcacctgccccatccctgccccatccccactgcaGTGGGGCAGAGGCCTCTCCAGAAGTGACAAAGTGACAAAAGCACAACCCAGAGCACTCCCAGGCAAGCAGGTACTTTACACTTCCAATTGTGAGTGAAGCACTGTCATCACTCCTCTGGAATATGGATTTTATAAAAGACCTGACATTTTTCATCAGACAATTCCAAACAATAATTAAATTTTACCTCATCACATTAAGGTATGAACTAAATGGTAACTGATGAATCATCCACATGTACAGACTGGGAGAGTGACACCACCTGCCCATGATCCCAAGAAGATGAGCAGGAATCAAAGCCCAGCTGAACTGCACCCAACTCTCCAGAGCCAAGTGTGAGCCAGGGAGCAGTGACAGGATCAGACCCTGTGGCCCAGGCACTGAGCACGGGCAAGCCCCAGCAGTCCAGCCCCTCTCCACACCAATTCTCAGGCACAGAAAAAGACCCTTCATGTGAATCCACACTTCTTTCCAGTAAATGACTGTGGACTCGGACTACAAACAAACTCCacccaaaacttttttttttggacatGAGAGTGCAAAAAACGTGAACTTACTAAGAAGCTGATTAGTAAGTTTTTGTGATAACTGCCTATCATCATTGAAACCTCCAACTAGGTGCACTTCCAGCCTAACAGAGATGGAATAACAGGAAACAGCAATTAAAAAGACATCTCAAAATGAGTATCTTTACAAAATAATCCCCAGCCCAAACTGCAAAGCAATCATTACAGAAGCCTCACTTATTGCAATCACATGCACCAAGCTGGTTTGCATTACAGAGCAAGTTACAATAATTCCATTTTGAAAACTTCAAGGATCATCACCCAGGAAGTGGCACAGGAACAAGCTTGAAGAGGCATTAAATACATGCAATGCTATCCCAAGGGTATCTCTGGCACCTCTGGTTTGGACTGAACTTTGTAACCACCTTTCAGTTAATTAAACTTGAAGATTTTTGTTCCCATGAACTCCTCATGACTATTCTGGACCATGCAGCAGGGTTCTTCTCTAAGCAGTGTCTATGTAAAGTCCTTACAAATCACAAATCTAAGTTCACGAGCTAGTTTTTGTTCTTACCAAACCACAGGGGCAAAACCCTCCACATCCAGAAATAAACTTGTCTACTAAATTCTGTTTCAGAGCTTTTCACCCACTGTCCTATCCTTcacaccatttttttttaatgtggacTTACAAAATTCCCTGATAGATTGGCAGATGCTGAAAAGAATTTACAAATACTCTGAAGGGAAAAATATAATATGAACCAAAAACCAGTTATATGGAAAATTTTGCAAATCTGGAACAAAGTTAAATGGGAAACAGTAAACACAACCCTCATGGTGGCATTTTACAGAGACACTCTTCAGAACAGAACCGTGCTTTGAATGACTGctaaaaacacccccaaaatcatCACCAAGTGATTTTCACTTTGCATGCGGCTGCTGATCAAGAGGTGCTTCCTGCACAGTTCCCTCGTCTGAACCCAGCACAAACCCCTCCCAACTCccctccacagcagctgcaggaaccttggagagaagcagaagaggaagggagcagagctgaCCTGCCACAGCCcgtggagctggagaaggacttcACTGAGCTCATGATGAGCGACACCTCGGCCTCGGTGTCCGAGCCGTCGCAGTGGGTCAGGCACGTGGCTCCGCTGCCTGGGAGGGCACACGACAGGGActgggtgacagtgccaccgaGCGGGGCAGTCCCActgtgcagggagggctgcCCCACACGGCCTCGCCCCCCTCCGCAGGGGATGTGACTGGGGCGAGGCACCACCGTCTGCACGGGCCAGTATaaaccagcacagctcctgtgagGGTACAAGTGCCCTCTTAACAGGAGGGAACACCTTAGCAGGCAACATCTCTAATGTCACAAAtccacatgcacacacaaattCTACCCCTGAAACATCCAAACCCTGCTCTGCCACACTGCTagacacagcccagggctgcagtgcccctggccacaggagcagagcaagtTAAAATCTGCTCACAGAGTGAGGAGAGCACAGAATCTCACACTGAACACACAACTCTGAGCGAGTCTTTAGTTAACACATTACGTGACTTTTGGGGAATTGGGTTTGTATTGATGTAACTGTAGTTTAATTTATTAATGCCACATAAACCAGCACTAATTCCTTATTTCAGGGGTACAGGCTTTGCTCTGGAGGTCCTCTAGAGATACCTGTGTGTCGGAGCACAACTATGTGGCAGGTAGTGGCGTCATCTGATCCAAGAATGGAAACAGAACCTATTTTAAAGGAGGAAAACACTGTAAGAACTCAGCTCTCACAACCACTGCTTCAGTACAAGAAGAAATGTGTCTGTTCCTACACACCATCTTTAGGGGTAGTCACTGCAAACTCTCTCTGCTGGACATAGAGAAGGCCTTTGGGTTCCACGATCTGAGCTGGCTGACTTCTCAGAAGTTTTGCCTTTTCCTAAAGATAAATGGTAACAAATACTACAAATTATAACAGATATTACAGTGGCTGAATTCTCAGGTGTATCCATTACTTCACAGAAACATCACCTCTGAAAAGCAAAGGGACCCAGCTCAGAGAGAAATACTTGTGTTTTGGATTATTACAGAGTAGTctgaattttctgtgttttgtattACAGCGTATtctgaattttgaaaattttatgcTTTCCTAACAGTGACCAAGTTAATAGTTAAATCTCATAATTCCAGAGAGTTACAAAACACCTTTACCCTGTTATATGGACCATAAAATGGAGGCACAATAAACAGCTTTTGAACTGGGAAAACATTACATTAGATAATACCAGAACTGATCTTGGAAGTTTAATCAGAACAGGAAACTTGAAATACAGAAGTTTCAGTCTTCTGCTGCCACATTTCAGAACATTTATTTTGCACTTATCAAAATACTGTTGTTTATTAGCTCGATTGGTGTGTGGAAAACCCGGATTCCTGGGCTATGACTACTGCAGTGCTTCCTCACAGACCTGCTGGGGACAAAGTCAATTCCCATTCTGGGCTCAAAAAACACTTCACAGCTTTATCAAATTTGCCCTGGTTTTCTGCATAATCTCAGGGTCTGTAAAGAAACACCTTCTGACGGGAAACAGCTCTGCTCACAGTCCTGGCTCGCACTCACCGCTAGGATTATAACATTTACACCCTGGCAGCAAGGTCAGCACCTTCCTCGGAGTGCCCACCTTCCTTTTTATCGCCAGTTTTTGTCATTTTGTCACACAGAAAGCGCCCGCCCAGCCCCGCGGGGCACCCGCACCGGTACGGCTGAGCCCCTCCGCCGACACcggtttatttattttgcatcGCCCCGCGGCTCTCCGCTGCCAGAGTGCTGGGAACGCGCAGGGTCGGGGTCGGGGTCGGGGTCGGGACCCCCTACCCCGGGCCGCTTCACCCCGAGGCCGCCCCGCTCCGCCAcccgccccgccggccgcgACCGCGGCTCCCCACGGGGGCCCCTTCCCGCTTCCCTCACCTCGAGGTGCGGGTGGGCGCGGATCATGTCCCCCGTGGGCCGGGCCAAGTCCACCCGCGCTCCGTTAACCAGCAGCGGCATCTCGACGAGCGGCGGGCCCGGGCCCGGAGGCGGCTCCGCGCTCCCTCCGCAggccgcgccgggccgggccgggcggcgccgCGCAGGGCGCTGGGAAAGCGCGGCCGCCGCTCCGCCCGCGGCACCGCGGAACCGCCCCGGGGCTGGGCCCAGGCCCGGGCACCGCGGAACcgccccagggctgagggaaaCGCGCCCGGCCTCGGCGGCCCCGCCTGACGACTTTAACTCGGTAACCTTGCAGCGATTCCCCGGCCGCTGCGGGGCATCCTTAAGTTGTGGTATGAAATTATAACAGTTATAAAGCCACAAATTTACAAATCACTGAATTATTGAGGCTGGAAAACACCTCTGAGATCATAGAATCCAACCTCTATCTGAACGCCACTGTGTCACTGTACCATGGCACTGAGGACCACATCCAGCCTGGAATTAAATTCctccagggacggtgactccACCATCCAATGGAAGAATGAAGAAATCATTCCCAACGTCCAACACAAACCTCCCCCGGCACAGTTTAAGGTTATATACCCTCGTTCTACCACTGGGTgcttgggagaagaggctgatccCCACACCACCATCCTCTGCCCCAGCAACCACAAGTTGGATTTTCAGACAATCCCAAAGAAAACCGTTTTTCCTCAAagatcagggttttttttcctccagttgTCTGTGGAATATACTACGGGGAATAACGATGGTAGCAGCAGAGTTAATTCACCCTGCAGGGAATGTGGACAGCCAGGCacccagcctgcccacagcccagagACACCAACTGCCCACGACCCCAGCTCAGCCTTTCCATCCAATTTCACAGAAATAAACTGTCCCTAGAAGTGTTCCAGGCCCAGCTGCATTGGGCTGAGCAAACTGGCCTGGTAGAAGGTGATCCTGCCAGTGACAGGCTggttggaactaggtgatctttaaggtccctaccaacccaggccattctatgaCTTTATGATTCTATAGTAGAATAAATGCTTTCTTCAAAAGATACATTGCATTTCTCATGTGAGACAAAATTGCACCTCAGGATGAACACTCTTCTCACAGCTGTTGGTATTTACAAAGTCTCTTTAGCAAAGCACCAGCACCTGCCAGCACACCTGCCTGCCATTACATGGAGAAAaccagagctgtcagagcaaagGTTCCAGAAACACTTAAACAAAACTGTGTAACTTCAGTACAGACAGTTCAATGTCTGCACATTACACTTacgggtttttttttttgtttttcatgatATGTGGAAGTTCCTGAATCACATACCTAGTACTACAACTGGGCAAGTTTTACACACCCTCATTTTGAAAGTAGTGTCTGAAGGGCATCTTTTAAAGGATATGTTCCCTGCTGTTGACGTGAGGGTTCTTTTGTGCCAGGAGAAAATGCAATTGTTTTAGAAGGAAATCTATTGTTTATTACTCAGGACTGAAAATAAAGAGGACTACAATTAAAACCAAAACTTCTCAGTTTATACAATTTTGCAGTGTCATTCCCAAACTCATTTCTGCAATCTGTCAGAATGAACACCCCAACTTTGAGAAGTCAGGCTCCAGAGAGGGCACCTCAGTTACATACAGACATGTGGTTTTCTAAAGGATGTTAAGAATTGCACTCTTTGCATCAAACTTTATTGGCTCCAAATAAAAATGCTGTCTTAAAAGCCTCCAAGTTCTAAAGAAGGGCAACTGGAGTTTAGTcttaaatacataaaattttCAACTAAATGTTACACgaataacatttatttttttcccattgtttaTATTCTTACTCCAATCTAAAAGCCAGCAACCATGGAAAGAAGACAAGAAACCTCTGTAGAGAAACTCTACACTGACTGACAGACACACGGACAACACAAGGACACCACTGACACCATCACGTCCTTACCACAagggaagacttttttttttctattttaagcaTTCACATATAAACTTCAAACCTGGCAAATAAATATCTGTCTTGGAGTGCTTCACAAGCATCCCAAGAAAACTATCTACAAATAATACATTCAGCTACTCCCTCATTTTCAACACCTCCAACAACCATCACTTTCACATGTCTGAACTTTCCTAGCTGGGAAAGGTGTGTGTCAGCTACAGATTTCAGGATAATGCTTTCTGTCTGAGCACACTTCCCACTAGCAAGTGGCTTCACCAAGCATGGCTCTACAGacaggaaaagctgaagagatGTGTGTGGAAGAACCACTGCCAGACTGGATTCATGCCCTGCCTATTGAGAGATCTCctgctttagggcaaatttAGGAGGAAACTTCCAAAGGGGTCCCTCTAGAAAGCAGCTTCAAGCAACGTGGCTACTGACTGCTTTGTCCCAGTACAGAGTAAGTGAAATCCAAATGCAATCAGTACAGATTGTTTCAGATTTCTCAAGCCTCACACTGGGTGCCAAAAAATGGCAACCAAGGACAAGAGATTACACCATTACTGTGAAACCAGCTCAAGAAGAGTCATCAGAGTTGGAACACTGACAGTGGAATTCTGGTCCCCACACAAATCTGCAGGAAGAAACACCAGAATTTCACCCCTGATATATAAAACCTTGTAGAGAAACATTAGTAAATTAAGTtttgaagagctggaaaaaactattaaaaaatcCTTCTAAGTCATAAAAACCATTTCAATGTGAAATTTGTAAAATATCACCCTATTTATTCTCTAAGCTTTTCTAGCAACATATAACTTTAACATATCTGTAGAAATCTGATGACTAAGAAACAGTAATTTTTCTTAAATGTAGTTACTTAAAACATTTGCCAGTTTGGAAAGTTGAGCTCAAGTCTCTTTCCAGAGCAAAACATTGCACACAATTTTCAACCTATTCCACATTTTCCCTTCTGGTTGCCCATGTCACAGTGGGTATGGCACGTAACAGTCTGCAGGGGAGCCAATGCTGCTCACAGGGCTCCGCGTGTTGGACTCGTAAGAATTTGGTGCAATTTCAACCACACCATCATTTTGAGGAGTTTCTCCTTTTAAAAAGTCATCGTCTTCATCTTCAGAAGTACCCTGCAAAAATTTAAAAGGATCAGTGAGAATGGGAAGATACTGTCAAATCTTCCTGGATTTCCACTGTGATTGCTACAACCACCTGGAATGGTAAGAGAATTTGATGTACTCTGATTATGAAATATGGGAACTGAATGACATCTACAGGGTGGATTTCCCAGTAACATCATCATGTCCATTTTCTGAGCACATTCAAAAAGCTTTCAGAtggctcctgtgctgcaggagagggaaaagtgcTCCCAAGGCAAGAATGGATCAATTCCTAAAGCTTCCAAATTTCAGTCT includes these proteins:
- the NTAN1 gene encoding protein N-terminal asparagine amidohydrolase isoform X3: MPLLVNGARVDLARPTGDMIRAHPHLEEKAKLLRSQPAQIVEPKGLLYVQQREFAVTTPKDGSVSILGSDDATTCHIVVLRHTGSGATCLTHCDGSDTEAEVSLIMSSVKSFSSSTGCGRLEVHLVGGFNDDRQLSQKLTNQLLRAFDLQPEDVHLVTFCVTELNDREEQDIHFPIIYGIAVNVKTAEIFPATFPVKGPDEDLRSAHTLTGAPLTNIYDAKTEQLRIGPYFWGPFPHVDFWLEQDDAQILQNLSTSPLAEPPHFVSHIRSTLTFLKEHPFPSQSLFPDRKPRIYKKNEEGLWEQVCSDKI